In Candidatus Zixiibacteriota bacterium, one genomic interval encodes:
- a CDS encoding metalloregulator ArsR/SmtB family transcription factor, translated as MSKYRTKQIADLAQVFAALSNTNRLQLLLRLIDYCGPGVSCQSDAEVRACVSEISKGMNLAASTVSHHLKELKQAGLIQVRRNGQKMDCSIDAGAIERLLSFFEEITTNDRVRTSARG; from the coding sequence ATGTCGAAATATCGAACAAAACAGATAGCCGATCTGGCCCAGGTTTTCGCAGCTTTGTCGAACACCAACAGGCTGCAGCTCTTGCTGCGCTTGATTGACTATTGCGGCCCCGGTGTGTCGTGTCAGAGCGATGCTGAGGTGCGCGCCTGTGTAAGTGAAATCAGTAAGGGTATGAACCTTGCAGCTTCGACGGTGTCCCACCACCTGAAGGAACTCAAGCAGGCAGGTCTTATTCAGGTCAGGCGCAACGGTCAGAAGATGGATTGTTCGATTGATGCCGGAGCTATTGAGCGACTTCTAAGTTTTTTTGAGGAGATTACTACGAATGACAGAGTCAGAACATCGGCAAGAGGGTGA
- the hgcA gene encoding mercury methylation corrinoid protein HgcA — protein MNDDSTHNEHNIPEVNPDPTTPPLLNTLDASPSCCSPPPMGLTAKVADGCVTTPVGEIPRVPTKLKLTDLLGRWKARWGMGRMSYLIAPGLYAVGRPDESSEVFVTANYKMSFDSLRAELHGRNGWLLVLDTKGINVWCAAGKGTFGTEEIVKQVQMTRLKEIVAHRRLILPQLGGPGVSAHEVKDRIGFRVTYGPIRASDLPQFLDNGMKASDEMRVVHFAWQDRLVLIPVELMMSLGYLLAAAAVFFILSGLGRDLFSLDRMLVVGPITVLLALSGYLAGVALMPVLLPWLPGRSFALKGAMAGLLMLLLTALGLWKYTESVPGVFDIVAWTLLIPAVASFIGMNFTGSSTYTSLSGVRREMRVAVPLQLGGAVLGLGLWVAARFV, from the coding sequence ATGAACGATGATTCAACCCACAACGAGCACAACATCCCGGAAGTCAATCCCGACCCTACCACACCGCCCTTGTTGAACACGCTTGACGCATCGCCATCATGCTGTAGCCCACCGCCGATGGGTCTGACCGCCAAAGTAGCTGATGGTTGCGTAACCACGCCGGTAGGGGAGATTCCGCGCGTACCGACCAAGCTGAAGCTTACCGACCTACTGGGTCGCTGGAAAGCACGCTGGGGTATGGGACGGATGAGCTATCTGATCGCTCCGGGGCTGTATGCTGTGGGGCGGCCTGATGAATCCTCCGAAGTCTTCGTTACGGCCAATTACAAAATGAGTTTCGACTCTTTGCGCGCTGAGTTGCACGGTCGCAATGGCTGGCTCCTGGTGCTGGACACCAAAGGTATCAACGTCTGGTGCGCGGCGGGGAAGGGGACATTCGGTACCGAGGAGATCGTGAAACAGGTCCAGATGACACGGCTGAAGGAGATCGTGGCGCACCGCCGACTCATCCTGCCGCAGCTCGGCGGGCCCGGTGTAAGTGCGCACGAGGTCAAAGATCGCATCGGTTTCAGAGTGACCTATGGACCCATACGAGCAAGTGACCTGCCTCAGTTTCTGGATAACGGAATGAAGGCAAGCGATGAGATGCGCGTTGTTCACTTTGCGTGGCAGGACCGGCTGGTGTTGATCCCGGTGGAACTGATGATGTCACTTGGATACCTTCTGGCGGCAGCGGCAGTGTTTTTTATACTATCAGGGTTGGGTCGCGACTTGTTCTCACTTGATCGCATGTTGGTGGTCGGTCCGATAACGGTTCTGTTGGCGCTGTCCGGCTACCTGGCCGGTGTTGCGCTGATGCCTGTGTTATTGCCGTGGCTGCCCGGTCGGTCATTTGCCCTCAAGGGTGCTATGGCCGGTCTATTGATGCTTTTGCTGACCGCCCTCGGACTGTGGAAATATACTGAATCGGTCCCGGGAGTTTTCGATATAGTCGCTTGGACGCTTCTGATCCCGGCAGTCGCAAGTTTTATCGGGATGAATTTCACCGGTTCCTCTACTTATACTTCGCTGTCCGGCGTGCGCCGCGAGATGCGGGTGGCCGTACCGTTGCAGCTTGGTGGCGCCGTTCTGGGTCTGGGACTGTGGGTGGCGGCCCGTTTTGTGTGA
- the hgcB gene encoding mercury methylation ferredoxin HgcB, which produces MPGLRYLTNVVTLELDESKCNGCRRCLEVCPHAVFVMVDKRARIDDRDACMECGACAKNCSEGALSVGAGVGCAAAIIYGAIRGTEPSCDGTTGSSCC; this is translated from the coding sequence ATGCCTGGACTGCGATATCTGACAAATGTCGTTACGCTTGAGTTGGATGAAAGCAAATGCAACGGTTGTCGCCGGTGCCTTGAAGTGTGTCCTCATGCCGTATTCGTCATGGTGGACAAACGCGCCCGAATCGATGACCGCGATGCTTGTATGGAATGCGGTGCCTGTGCCAAAAACTGCTCAGAAGGCGCTCTCTCCGTTGGCGCCGGTGTCGGCTGTGCCGCGGCTATAATCTATGGAGCCATACGCGGTACCGAACCCAGCTGCGACGGGACGACCGGGTCCAGTTGCTGCTGA
- a CDS encoding TldD/PmbA family protein, with product MNKTETYELAGWIVAQAKKAGADEASVNISKSRDIEIDCRERKVEKLKESTQNSLSLSIYANSRYSNHSTNDLSRAALGTFVSEAVAMTKYLSEDPFRTLPEAKYYQGRETRDLHIFDPSYEGLSSDARVALAREVEDAALAESDKIISTTASFSDSFFETVKVHSNGFEGDRIGTSFSIGADATVRGNGDARPEDWDWRTVRFRKDLPAGEVIGKQAVQRALRKIGQTKLDSGRYDMIVENRAGSRLLGALIGPMNARSLQQKRSFLEGKLGQKIGSEKLTIIDDPFIDYGMGSRLYDGEGMATRKRVMIDKGVLKSYYVDTYYGKKLGMEPTTGSTSNLVFDYGDQSLDEMVKGLQRGILVTNFIGGNSNGTTGDFSFGIMGILIENGEPVKAVNEMNISGNSTELWNQLVALGNDAYPFSSWRRPSLYFKDVQFAGV from the coding sequence ATGAATAAAACAGAGACGTATGAACTGGCCGGCTGGATCGTTGCTCAAGCCAAAAAGGCCGGTGCCGATGAGGCTTCAGTGAATATCTCCAAGAGTCGGGATATCGAAATAGACTGTCGGGAGCGAAAAGTAGAGAAGCTGAAAGAGTCGACACAGAACTCGTTGAGCCTTTCTATCTATGCCAATAGCCGTTACTCCAATCATTCCACCAATGACCTGAGCAGGGCAGCCTTAGGCACCTTTGTCTCGGAAGCGGTGGCCATGACCAAGTATCTCTCCGAAGACCCTTTTCGGACTTTGCCCGAAGCCAAGTATTATCAAGGCCGCGAGACTCGCGACCTGCACATTTTTGATCCGTCCTATGAAGGACTTTCTTCAGACGCGCGTGTAGCCCTGGCGCGCGAAGTGGAGGATGCCGCGTTGGCCGAGAGCGATAAGATTATCTCGACCACGGCCAGTTTTTCCGACAGCTTCTTTGAAACCGTAAAAGTTCATAGCAACGGTTTCGAAGGGGACCGTATCGGTACTTCTTTTTCAATCGGCGCCGACGCGACGGTAAGAGGCAATGGCGATGCCCGACCTGAAGACTGGGATTGGCGCACGGTGCGTTTTCGCAAGGATCTACCGGCGGGTGAGGTGATCGGTAAACAGGCGGTTCAAAGAGCGCTTCGCAAAATCGGTCAGACCAAACTGGATTCCGGCCGCTACGACATGATTGTCGAGAATCGCGCCGGCAGTCGCCTGCTGGGGGCGCTGATCGGCCCCATGAACGCCAGGTCCCTCCAGCAAAAGCGCTCTTTCCTCGAAGGGAAACTCGGTCAAAAGATAGGCTCCGAGAAACTGACCATAATCGACGATCCCTTTATCGACTATGGTATGGGCTCCAGGTTGTACGATGGCGAAGGGATGGCCACCCGCAAAAGAGTCATGATAGACAAGGGTGTGCTTAAGTCCTACTATGTCGACACTTACTACGGCAAGAAACTCGGCATGGAACCTACCACCGGATCCACCAGCAATCTTGTGTTCGACTATGGAGACCAATCGCTTGACGAGATGGTGAAGGGCCTGCAACGAGGTATCCTGGTGACCAATTTTATCGGTGGCAATTCCAACGGAACCACCGGTGATTTTTCCTTCGGGATCATGGGTATTCTCATTGAAAACGGCGAGCCGGTAAAAGCTGTCAACGAGATGAATATCTCCGGCAATTCAACCGAGCTATGGAATCAGTTAGTTGCTTTGGGCAACGATGCCTACCCGTTCTCATCGTGGCGGCGGCCCAGCCTGTACTTCAAGGATGTTCAATTCGCCGGCGTTTGA
- a CDS encoding TldD/PmbA family protein: MAQWTRRDFVKTGAMGLAMAGVPMFFKGNPLAAFAALPPGEGGINAYLEHFTVTEAQIREVMAAAMAHGGDYCDVYFQHAISNTVILEDNLVSRAYSNVGMGVGIRVIEDDRIGYSFTEEITPKAMKLAARTAANIAGQGQSTPPSDFSFAGMPDYYPIGVSWEKVGIDQKIPHLQTLNEKVFAQDKRVIKSQVYFLDNTSYMMVATSDGRIACDYQPMTRVFVSCTAEQNGQREQSGYNLGGRHGIDYFTPERLDRLASTAVRRTVDLFDAVKPEAGEMPVVMAPGFSGIFLHEAIGHGMEADFNRKEVSIYADKIGKPVAESFVSIVDDGTNPNMRGSINVDDEGNQSEKTYMVRDGILESYLHDRISSKHYKLKPTGNGRRQSFRHQPMPRMRNTYMLPGPHKPEEIVESVKNGIYAEAFTNGEVYIGAGDYTFYVKSGYLIENGKKTRPIKDINIIGNGPDSLTKVTMVADDMELMEGGGTCGKNGQSAAVSFGLPTIKVSSITVGGVSS, from the coding sequence ATGGCTCAATGGACCCGACGAGACTTCGTAAAAACCGGTGCCATGGGACTGGCAATGGCCGGCGTGCCCATGTTTTTCAAGGGTAATCCGCTGGCGGCGTTCGCTGCGTTGCCACCGGGAGAGGGCGGCATCAACGCCTACCTGGAACATTTCACGGTTACCGAAGCCCAGATCCGTGAAGTTATGGCGGCTGCAATGGCCCATGGCGGTGATTATTGCGATGTATACTTCCAGCATGCTATCAGCAACACGGTGATCCTCGAAGATAATCTGGTCAGCCGGGCCTACTCCAACGTGGGAATGGGTGTCGGCATCAGAGTGATTGAGGACGACCGCATCGGCTATTCGTTCACCGAGGAGATTACGCCCAAGGCGATGAAACTGGCTGCTCGCACGGCGGCTAACATTGCGGGACAAGGGCAGTCTACACCGCCTTCGGATTTCTCTTTCGCCGGTATGCCGGATTATTATCCCATCGGCGTGTCATGGGAGAAAGTGGGCATCGACCAGAAAATCCCCCACCTGCAGACGCTGAACGAAAAGGTCTTCGCCCAGGACAAACGGGTTATCAAGTCGCAAGTGTACTTCCTGGACAATACCAGCTACATGATGGTGGCCACGTCCGACGGTCGGATTGCCTGTGACTATCAACCGATGACGCGGGTATTTGTAAGCTGCACAGCCGAGCAGAACGGTCAGCGCGAGCAAAGCGGGTACAACCTCGGTGGGCGTCATGGAATTGACTATTTCACTCCGGAACGGCTCGACCGGCTGGCTTCGACGGCGGTGCGACGCACCGTGGACCTTTTCGATGCCGTTAAGCCGGAGGCCGGCGAGATGCCGGTGGTGATGGCTCCCGGGTTTTCCGGTATTTTCCTCCACGAGGCAATCGGCCACGGCATGGAGGCGGACTTCAACCGCAAAGAGGTGTCCATCTACGCCGACAAAATCGGAAAACCGGTGGCCGAGAGTTTTGTCTCTATCGTTGACGATGGGACCAACCCGAATATGCGCGGCTCGATCAACGTCGATGACGAAGGCAACCAATCGGAAAAGACCTATATGGTACGCGACGGGATTCTCGAAAGCTATTTGCATGACCGCATAAGTTCCAAACACTATAAGCTCAAGCCCACCGGCAACGGGCGGCGACAGTCGTTCAGACACCAGCCGATGCCGCGGATGCGCAATACCTACATGCTGCCGGGACCACACAAGCCGGAGGAGATTGTCGAATCGGTCAAGAACGGCATCTACGCGGAAGCGTTCACCAACGGTGAGGTCTACATCGGAGCCGGAGATTATACTTTCTACGTCAAATCCGGTTACTTGATCGAGAACGGCAAGAAGACACGACCGATCAAAGATATCAATATCATTGGTAACGGCCCCGATAGTCTGACCAAGGTGACAATGGTCGCCGATGACATGGAGCTGATGGAGGGCGGCGGCACCTGTGGCAAGAACGGTCAGTCGGCGGCGGTGTCGTTCGGACTGCCTACTATCAAAGTGTCGTCGATCACAGTTGGTGGAGTCTCCTCCTGA
- the cysK gene encoding cysteine synthase A, whose product MRFDNIAEAVGRTPIVRINRLTSPGSATLYVKLESFNPCGSVKDRIGVSMIEAAEKDGQLKSGVTIVEPTSGNTGIALAMVAAAKGYSCVFTMPETMSVERRAILKMFGAKIVLTPGPEGMKGAISKAAELAEQEGFFQPEQFSNPANPDVHKRTTGVEIINDLDGLTLDAFVAGVGTGGTVSGAGAVLKDKYGCQVVAVEPDASPVLSGGDPGPHPIQGIGAGFVPKNYDAAVVDEVVRVKNEDALSTSRALAAKEGILVGISSGAIVWAALQVAAKLGEGKTVVTVTADTGERYLSTALFEHLE is encoded by the coding sequence ATGCGATTTGACAACATTGCCGAGGCCGTTGGTCGGACACCCATTGTCCGGATCAATCGGCTGACGTCGCCGGGTTCGGCTACGCTATATGTCAAGCTGGAGAGTTTCAACCCGTGCGGTTCGGTCAAAGACAGGATTGGCGTCTCCATGATTGAAGCCGCCGAAAAGGACGGTCAGCTCAAGTCGGGTGTGACTATCGTCGAACCGACATCCGGTAATACCGGCATTGCTCTGGCTATGGTCGCCGCGGCCAAAGGGTATTCGTGCGTGTTCACCATGCCGGAGACAATGAGTGTGGAACGACGGGCTATTCTGAAGATGTTCGGAGCCAAAATCGTTCTGACTCCCGGCCCGGAAGGGATGAAGGGAGCTATCTCCAAAGCGGCCGAACTGGCCGAACAGGAAGGTTTCTTCCAGCCGGAGCAATTCAGCAATCCGGCCAACCCGGATGTGCACAAGCGTACAACGGGAGTAGAGATTATCAACGATCTGGACGGCCTGACTCTGGATGCCTTCGTGGCCGGTGTGGGGACGGGTGGTACCGTTTCCGGCGCCGGTGCGGTATTGAAAGACAAGTATGGCTGTCAGGTGGTTGCGGTTGAGCCGGACGCATCACCGGTGCTGTCGGGCGGCGATCCCGGTCCGCACCCTATTCAGGGAATTGGCGCCGGGTTTGTTCCGAAGAATTATGACGCCGCTGTAGTAGACGAGGTCGTCAGGGTCAAGAACGAAGATGCTCTCTCCACGTCACGCGCGCTGGCGGCCAAGGAAGGGATACTGGTCGGGATATCCTCAGGCGCTATCGTTTGGGCTGCACTGCAAGTTGCGGCCAAATTGGGTGAAGGCAAAACCGTCGTCACGGTGACCGCAGACACCGGCGAACGCTATCTGTCAACCGCCCTCTTTGAGCATCTGGAATAG